A single Streptomyces sannanensis DNA region contains:
- a CDS encoding amino acid permease: protein MSTEQQSPRRSGVFRTKTVEQSIRDTEEPEHRLRKSLSAWDLTVFGVGVIIGTGIFVLTGKVAKENAGPATSLAFIVAGIVCALAALCYAEFASTVPVAGSAYTFSYASIGELPAWIIGWDLVLEFALGTAVVAVGWSGYVRSLLDNVGLHLPAVLSGVDVPGGVFDILAFALVLVLTAVLVIGVKLSARITTIIVSIKVTVVMIVIVAGLFFIKAENYLPFIPPKQLQPTESGFAQPLIQLLFGYQPTNFGVMGIFTAASVVFFAFIGFDVVATAAEETKVPQRDMPRGILGSLFICTVLYVAVALVITGMEHYTRISVSAPLADAFKAVGHPFYAGVISFGAAIGLTSVCMILLLGQTRVFFAMSRDELLPRFFSITHPRFGTPYRPTVLLGVVIAIVAGFTSINELATLVNIGTLFAFVVVALGVIILRRTRPDLPRAFRTPMVPLIPVLSIAASVWLMLNLPTETWLRFAIWMVIGFVVYFLYGRSHSRLAGGRR, encoded by the coding sequence GTGAGTACAGAGCAGCAGTCCCCACGGAGATCGGGGGTGTTCCGGACCAAGACCGTCGAGCAGTCCATCCGTGACACCGAGGAGCCGGAACACCGGCTGCGGAAATCCCTCTCGGCCTGGGACCTCACGGTCTTCGGTGTGGGCGTCATCATCGGCACCGGCATCTTCGTCCTCACCGGGAAGGTGGCCAAGGAGAACGCGGGCCCCGCGACGTCCCTGGCCTTCATCGTCGCGGGCATCGTCTGCGCGCTCGCGGCCCTGTGCTACGCCGAGTTCGCCTCCACCGTCCCGGTGGCGGGCTCCGCGTACACGTTCTCGTACGCCTCGATCGGCGAGCTGCCCGCCTGGATCATCGGCTGGGACCTGGTGCTCGAATTCGCCCTGGGCACCGCCGTGGTGGCCGTCGGCTGGTCCGGCTATGTCCGCTCACTGCTGGACAACGTCGGCTTGCACCTGCCGGCCGTGCTGTCGGGGGTGGACGTGCCGGGAGGCGTCTTCGACATCCTCGCCTTCGCACTGGTTCTGGTGCTGACGGCGGTCCTGGTCATCGGTGTGAAGCTGTCCGCGCGCATCACGACGATCATCGTCTCCATCAAGGTGACCGTGGTGATGATCGTGATCGTCGCGGGCCTGTTCTTCATCAAGGCCGAGAACTACTTGCCCTTCATCCCCCCGAAGCAGCTCCAGCCGACCGAATCGGGCTTCGCCCAACCGCTGATCCAGCTGCTGTTCGGTTATCAGCCCACGAACTTCGGTGTGATGGGCATCTTCACCGCCGCGTCCGTCGTCTTCTTCGCCTTCATCGGCTTCGACGTCGTGGCGACCGCGGCCGAGGAGACCAAGGTGCCGCAGCGTGACATGCCCCGCGGCATCCTCGGCTCGCTCTTCATCTGCACCGTGCTGTACGTCGCCGTGGCACTCGTCATCACCGGTATGGAGCACTACACCCGGATCTCGGTGAGCGCCCCGCTCGCCGACGCGTTCAAGGCCGTCGGCCACCCCTTCTACGCCGGTGTCATCAGCTTCGGCGCGGCCATCGGCCTCACCTCCGTGTGCATGATCCTGCTGCTCGGCCAGACCCGCGTGTTCTTCGCGATGAGCCGCGACGAACTGCTGCCGCGTTTCTTCTCCATCACCCACCCGCGCTTCGGCACCCCCTACCGGCCGACCGTCCTGCTCGGCGTGGTCATCGCGATCGTCGCGGGCTTCACCAGCATCAACGAGCTGGCGACGCTGGTGAACATCGGTACGCTCTTCGCCTTCGTCGTCGTCGCGCTCGGCGTGATCATCCTCCGCCGCACCCGCCCCGACCTGCCCCGCGCGTTCCGCACCCCGATGGTGCCCCTGATCCCCGTCCTGTCCATCGCGGCCTCGGTCTGGCTGATGCTCAACCTGCCGACCGAGACCTGGCTGCGGTTCGCGATCTGGATGGTGATCGGCTTCGTCGTGTACTTCCTGTACGGGCGCAGCCACAGCCGCCTTGCCGGCGGACGGCGCTGA
- a CDS encoding 3-hydroxyacyl-CoA dehydrogenase NAD-binding domain-containing protein yields MSTTAELLKGAAELFPDEVVTQAHVRHLDLPYGAGRFALITLDNGFDHTKPTTFGPQSLANLDAAIDQVEKEAAEGAIVGVGITGKPFVFAVGADLKGVELLKRREEALAIGKGGHDVFKRLSGLAVPTFAYYNGAAMGGGVEVGLHCTYRTVSKALPAFSLPEVFLGLVPGWGGCTILPNLIGAEKAVSVVIENSLNQNKQLKGSQVFELGIADAIFEGADFLEQSLLWTARVLQGETEVVRAEVDRGEAWDQAVARGRFIADSKVHGAAPAAYRALDIIEAAKDGDLQKGFDAEDVTLADLIMGGELRSGIYAFNLVQKRAKRPAGAPDKSLARPVTKVGVVGAGLMASQLALLFLRRLEVPVVLTDIDQERVDKGVGYVHGEIEKLLGKGRIDQDKANRLKALVTGVLDKAEGFADADFVIEAVFEEMTVKQKVFAEVEAVAPAHAILATNTSSLSVSEMASKLQHPERVVGFHFFNPVAVLPLLEIVRGEQTDDASLATAFAVAKKLKKTAVLTKDAPAFVVNRILTRFMGEIQNVIDEGTPVQVAEKAVEPLGLPMSPLVLLELVGPAIGLHVSETLNRAFPERFKVSPNLKAVVEAGKRGFYVYDSGKPELDPEVAALLEQGDVVLTEEQVRARVLDAVAQEIGLMLEEGVVAEAQDIDLCLITGAGWPFHLGGITPYLDREGVSERVNGKRFLAQGVASVPA; encoded by the coding sequence ATGAGCACCACCGCTGAGCTTCTGAAGGGCGCGGCCGAGCTCTTCCCGGACGAGGTCGTCACGCAGGCGCACGTCCGCCACCTCGATCTGCCGTACGGCGCGGGCAGGTTCGCCCTCATCACGCTGGACAACGGCTTCGACCACACCAAGCCGACCACCTTCGGCCCGCAGTCGCTGGCGAACCTCGACGCCGCCATCGACCAGGTCGAGAAGGAGGCCGCCGAGGGCGCGATCGTCGGCGTCGGAATCACCGGCAAGCCGTTCGTCTTCGCGGTCGGCGCCGACCTCAAGGGCGTCGAGCTCCTGAAGAGGCGCGAGGAGGCCCTGGCCATCGGCAAGGGCGGCCACGACGTCTTCAAGCGGCTGTCCGGGCTGGCCGTTCCCACCTTCGCCTACTACAACGGCGCGGCGATGGGCGGCGGTGTCGAGGTCGGTCTGCACTGCACGTACCGCACCGTCTCGAAGGCCCTGCCGGCCTTCTCGCTGCCCGAGGTCTTCCTGGGCCTGGTCCCGGGCTGGGGCGGCTGCACGATCCTGCCGAACCTGATCGGCGCGGAGAAGGCGGTCTCGGTCGTCATCGAGAACTCGCTGAACCAGAACAAGCAGCTGAAGGGCTCCCAGGTCTTCGAGCTCGGCATCGCGGACGCGATCTTCGAGGGTGCGGACTTCCTGGAGCAGTCCCTGCTGTGGACCGCTCGCGTGCTGCAGGGCGAGACCGAGGTCGTACGGGCCGAGGTGGACCGCGGCGAGGCCTGGGACCAGGCCGTCGCCCGCGGCCGGTTCATCGCCGACTCCAAGGTGCACGGCGCGGCCCCGGCCGCATACCGCGCGCTGGACATCATCGAGGCGGCCAAGGACGGCGACCTGCAGAAAGGCTTCGACGCGGAAGACGTGACACTCGCCGACCTCATCATGGGCGGCGAACTGCGCTCCGGTATCTACGCCTTCAACCTGGTGCAGAAGCGCGCCAAGCGCCCGGCCGGCGCCCCGGACAAGTCCCTTGCCCGGCCCGTCACCAAGGTCGGCGTCGTCGGCGCGGGGCTCATGGCCTCCCAGCTGGCGCTGCTGTTCCTGCGCCGCCTGGAGGTGCCGGTGGTTCTCACCGACATCGACCAGGAGCGTGTCGACAAGGGCGTGGGCTACGTCCACGGCGAGATCGAGAAGCTGCTCGGCAAGGGCCGCATCGACCAGGACAAGGCCAACCGCCTCAAGGCCCTGGTGACCGGTGTGCTCGACAAGGCCGAGGGCTTCGCGGACGCGGACTTCGTCATCGAGGCCGTGTTCGAGGAGATGACGGTCAAGCAGAAGGTGTTCGCCGAGGTCGAGGCGGTCGCCCCGGCGCACGCGATCCTCGCCACCAACACCTCCTCGCTGTCGGTCTCCGAGATGGCCTCGAAGCTGCAGCACCCGGAGCGCGTGGTCGGCTTCCACTTCTTCAACCCGGTCGCGGTCCTCCCGCTGCTGGAGATCGTCCGCGGCGAGCAGACCGACGACGCGTCGCTGGCCACGGCCTTCGCCGTCGCCAAGAAACTGAAGAAAACCGCGGTCCTCACCAAGGACGCCCCGGCGTTCGTCGTGAACCGCATCCTGACCCGCTTCATGGGCGAGATCCAGAACGTCATCGACGAGGGCACCCCGGTCCAGGTGGCCGAGAAGGCCGTCGAGCCGCTCGGTCTGCCGATGTCGCCGCTGGTGCTGCTGGAGCTCGTCGGCCCGGCCATCGGCCTGCACGTGTCCGAGACCCTCAACCGCGCCTTCCCGGAGCGTTTCAAGGTCTCCCCCAACCTGAAGGCCGTCGTCGAGGCCGGAAAGCGCGGCTTCTACGTGTACGACTCCGGCAAGCCGGAGCTGGACCCGGAGGTCGCCGCCCTACTGGAGCAGGGCGACGTCGTCCTGACCGAGGAGCAGGTGCGGGCCCGCGTCCTGGACGCGGTCGCGCAGGAGATCGGTCTGATGCTGGAGGAGGGTGTCGTGGCCGAGGCCCAGGACATCGACCTCTGCCTGATCACCGGTGCCGGCTGGCCCTTCCACCTGGGCGGCATCACGCCGTACCTGGACCGTGAGGGTGTCTCCGAGCGCGTGAACGGCAAGAGGTTCCTGGCGCAGGGCGTGGCGAGCGTCCCGGCGTAA
- a CDS encoding acetyl-CoA C-acyltransferase: MPRTVRDVVFVDGVRTPFGKAGPKGIYHETRADDLVVKAIRELLRRNPDLDPKKVDEVAIAATTQIGDQGLTIGRTAGILAGLPQSVPGYSIDRMCAGALTAVTTVAGSVAFGAYDVAIAGGVEHMGRHPMGEGVDPNPRFVSEKLVDESALFMGMTAENLHDRYPSITKQRADEYAVRSQEKAAKAYADGKIQQDLVPIAVRRTTVPDSGSAAGSAGETGWGLVTADEPMRPGTTLENLANLKTPFRVHGRVTAGNAAGLNDGATASIIASEDFARENNLPVKMRLVSYAFVGVEPEVMGYGPIPATEKALAQAGLSIEDIGLFEINEAFAVQVLAFLEHYGIADDDARVNQYGGAIAYGHPLASSGVRLMTQLARQFEEQPEVRYGLTTMCVGFGMGATVIWENPHWEGK, from the coding sequence GTGCCTCGTACCGTCAGGGACGTCGTCTTCGTCGACGGCGTCCGCACCCCGTTCGGCAAGGCGGGCCCGAAGGGCATCTACCACGAGACCCGCGCCGACGACCTTGTCGTGAAGGCGATCCGGGAGCTGCTGCGCCGCAACCCGGACCTCGACCCCAAGAAGGTCGACGAGGTCGCCATCGCCGCGACCACGCAGATCGGTGACCAGGGCCTGACCATCGGCCGGACCGCGGGCATCCTCGCGGGCCTCCCGCAGTCCGTCCCCGGGTACTCGATCGACCGCATGTGCGCCGGTGCCCTGACGGCCGTGACCACGGTCGCGGGCAGCGTGGCCTTCGGCGCGTACGACGTCGCCATCGCCGGTGGTGTCGAGCACATGGGCCGCCACCCGATGGGCGAGGGCGTCGACCCGAACCCGCGCTTCGTGAGCGAGAAGCTGGTCGACGAGTCGGCCCTGTTCATGGGCATGACGGCGGAGAACCTGCACGACCGCTACCCGAGCATCACCAAGCAGCGGGCCGACGAGTACGCCGTGCGCTCGCAGGAGAAGGCCGCCAAGGCGTACGCCGACGGCAAGATCCAGCAGGACCTGGTGCCGATCGCCGTCCGCCGTACCACTGTGCCCGACAGCGGCTCCGCCGCGGGCTCGGCGGGCGAGACCGGCTGGGGTCTGGTCACCGCCGACGAGCCGATGCGCCCGGGTACGACCCTGGAGAACCTGGCGAACCTCAAGACGCCGTTCCGCGTCCACGGGCGCGTCACCGCCGGCAACGCCGCGGGCCTGAACGACGGCGCCACCGCCTCGATCATCGCCTCCGAGGACTTCGCCCGCGAGAACAACCTCCCGGTCAAGATGCGCCTGGTCTCGTACGCCTTCGTGGGCGTCGAGCCCGAGGTCATGGGCTACGGCCCGATCCCGGCGACCGAGAAGGCGCTCGCCCAGGCCGGTCTGTCCATCGAGGACATCGGCCTGTTCGAGATCAACGAGGCATTCGCCGTGCAGGTCCTGGCCTTCCTGGAGCACTACGGCATCGCCGACGACGACGCCCGCGTCAACCAGTACGGCGGCGCCATCGCGTACGGCCACCCGCTGGCCTCCTCCGGCGTCCGTCTGATGACGCAGCTGGCCCGCCAGTTCGAGGAGCAGCCCGAGGTCCGCTACGGCCTCACCACCATGTGCGTCGGCTTCGGCATGGGCGCCACGGTCATCTGGGAGAACCCCCACTGGGAGGGCAAGTGA